The Anaeromusa acidaminophila DSM 3853 genome segment ATGCCTTAGAGTGGAATAATTTTTGGTATGGATATTACAAGTTAAATCAGATCAAGTTGGTGACAGTCAGATGAAGAGTGCTTCACAAGAACTTCTGGATTATTTACATCAACGAGACGTTTTTTATATGTGTGACTTATATGAGTTGCGTTTGGAAAATGGATTGGTATTTCGTTATGCTGATTATGATCAAGACATTCGTCTATCGGCAAACGATGGTCGTATCTTTAGCTCAAAAGGTCCAGGGTTTAAACGCAATCGTATCAAGCTGGCAGCTGGTGTGACCGTCGATACTCTGAATGTGACAGTGTATGTAGAAGAAAGCGATTGTATTGGCAATATACCACTACTGCATGTGGCACATAACGGTGGACTGGATTGTGCAAAATTGGTGCTATACCGATGTTTCATGGATATGCCTGGAGTAGTAATCGATATTGTCGAAATGTTTTCTGGTGAAATTGATGTTGAAGAAGGCGGTGGACTAAGCATGACTTGGAAAGTGAAAAGCAGTGTTCAACGGTTAAATGTCTTATATCCAACGCGAAACTATTATCCAAGCTGCCCATATTCTCTCTTTGACGCAGGTTGCGGTTTGCGTTTAGAGACTGTAATCAAAGAAGGAAAAATTACCGCAGTGGAAAGTGCTCAGGCATTTTATATTGATATAGGATATGACCGTGGATTTTACGACCAAGGCGGCATTGAATTTCTAAATGGCAATTTGTCTGGTGTTACGCTGCCGATCAAATATTCTGAAACAAAAGGCAAGGTTACCACTTTGCTACCTTTATCTACACTACCAGCGGTAGGAGATGCAATTCGGGTTTTTCCGGGATGTGACAAGCAGCCAACTACTTGTAAAAATAAGTTTCATAACTTCAGTCATAATAGGGCTACACCATATATTCCTCTGCCAGAGGCTATTATATGATAGCGTGGCAAGAACGAGTAAGAAGTGAAGCTCTTACCTGGCTCGGCACGCCATATCATCACCAAGGCAGAGTGAAAGGTGTAGGTGTCGACTGTGGGCAGATTCTCATTGCGATATATGAAAAAGCCGGAATTTTACCCATTGGTGAATGCGAGCCTGGTTACTATCCGGCGGATTGGGCTCTGCACAATAATGAAGAAAAATATCTGGCATGGGTGCAAAAATACTGTGATCCTGTATCAGAAGCGCAGGTTGGAGATATTGTACTTTTTCAGTTTGGGCGTTGCATTAGTCACGCGGGCATTGTAATTGAGTGGCCGATTATTTTGCATTCTTTTATTCAGCTTGGAGTCATTTTATCAAGTATTCATGAAACCAGTTTATGTGATAAACGCGGGCGAAGTAGAATGCGCGCTTTATATAGACCGAGGATAAAGGGGTGAATGTATGGGTGGACTTTTTGGCGGTGGCAGTACAACGGTTAATGAGGAAAATAAAGTTGGCAGTTTTCAAATCAACCAAGCAACCTATGGTGCTACAGTCAGTCTGGTTCTTGGTACCACCCGCATTTCCGGTAATGTGATTGATTGGTATGATTTTGCCGCCATAGCCCATGAAAGTAGACAACATGCTGGAAAAGGCGGCGGAGGCTCAACGGTTGTTAATATTAGCTATACCTATCAGGTAGCCGTCTTGATTGGACTTTCAGAAGGAAAAATCGATAAGGTGGGCCGAGTGTGGAGAGATAAAGAACTTCTAAGCAATATATCGGCCGCAGGCTTTTCTTTGTTTTTGGGAGAAATCGGGCAAGCTCCTTGGAGTTATACCATGGCGAAACACCCGGAACGTGCTCTGCCATATAGTGGACTAGCTTATGTAGCGGGAGTGGTGGATTTAGATAGTAATGGGAGTTTACCGCAACTGAATTTTGAAGTGCAAAGCATAATGGGGTTGTCAAATGATGGGCTGGATGTAAATCCAGCAGATGCCTGCCAATTCATTATTACGCATCCCTTGCAGGGAATTGGATTTGGCAGTGGCAATATTGATACGGCAAGCTTAAAACGCTTTCGAACGTTTTGCCAAGCTGCCAATCTTTTTATTTCTTT includes the following:
- a CDS encoding DUF2163 domain-containing protein; its protein translation is MKSASQELLDYLHQRDVFYMCDLYELRLENGLVFRYADYDQDIRLSANDGRIFSSKGPGFKRNRIKLAAGVTVDTLNVTVYVEESDCIGNIPLLHVAHNGGLDCAKLVLYRCFMDMPGVVIDIVEMFSGEIDVEEGGGLSMTWKVKSSVQRLNVLYPTRNYYPSCPYSLFDAGCGLRLETVIKEGKITAVESAQAFYIDIGYDRGFYDQGGIEFLNGNLSGVTLPIKYSETKGKVTTLLPLSTLPAVGDAIRVFPGCDKQPTTCKNKFHNFSHNRATPYIPLPEAII
- a CDS encoding NlpC/P60 family protein; this translates as MIAWQERVRSEALTWLGTPYHHQGRVKGVGVDCGQILIAIYEKAGILPIGECEPGYYPADWALHNNEEKYLAWVQKYCDPVSEAQVGDIVLFQFGRCISHAGIVIEWPIILHSFIQLGVILSSIHETSLCDKRGRSRMRALYRPRIKG